The following proteins are encoded in a genomic region of Mycobacterium sp. 155:
- a CDS encoding hydrogenase expression protein HypE, translating into MPTEAAVKAEEALIHVLWINAGLSCDGDSVALTAATQPSIEEIALGALPGLPKIAVHWPLIDFECGPAGGADDFLEWFFKADRGELDPFVLVVEGSIPNEQIKSEGYWCGFGNDPATNQPMTTSEWLDRLTPKATAVVAVGTCATYGGIHAMAGNPTGAMGVPDYLGWDWKSKAGIPIVCVPGCPIQPDNLAETLTYLLYMATDQAPMIPLDEALRPKWLFGNTVHEGCDRAGYYEQGDFATEYGSPKCIVKLGCWGPVVKCNVPKRGWINGIGGCPNVGGICIGCTMPGFPDKFMPFMDEPPGGKVSTTASGLYGSVIRSLRHVTGRTVDKEPKWRHRGTTLETGAARTW; encoded by the coding sequence ATGCCAACAGAGGCAGCAGTCAAAGCGGAAGAGGCGCTGATCCATGTGTTGTGGATCAACGCGGGTTTAAGTTGTGACGGTGACTCGGTGGCGTTGACTGCAGCCACTCAACCGAGCATCGAAGAAATTGCTCTCGGGGCCCTTCCCGGGCTACCCAAGATCGCTGTCCATTGGCCACTGATCGACTTCGAATGTGGCCCGGCCGGCGGTGCCGATGACTTCCTCGAATGGTTCTTCAAGGCCGACAGAGGCGAACTCGACCCCTTCGTCCTGGTTGTCGAGGGGTCCATCCCCAACGAGCAGATCAAGAGCGAGGGGTACTGGTGCGGGTTCGGCAACGATCCGGCCACCAATCAGCCGATGACCACCAGCGAATGGCTGGATCGGCTCACCCCCAAGGCCACGGCCGTCGTCGCGGTGGGCACCTGCGCCACCTACGGCGGCATCCATGCGATGGCCGGCAATCCGACCGGCGCCATGGGGGTTCCCGACTACCTCGGCTGGGACTGGAAGAGCAAGGCCGGTATCCCGATCGTCTGTGTGCCGGGCTGCCCCATCCAACCGGACAACCTCGCCGAGACCCTGACCTACCTGCTGTACATGGCCACCGACCAGGCGCCGATGATCCCGTTGGATGAAGCACTACGCCCCAAGTGGCTGTTCGGCAACACCGTGCACGAAGGTTGTGACCGCGCCGGCTACTACGAGCAGGGCGACTTTGCGACTGAGTACGGATCGCCGAAATGCATTGTGAAACTGGGCTGTTGGGGTCCCGTGGTCAAGTGCAACGTGCCCAAGCGCGGCTGGATCAACGGGATCGGCGGTTGCCCCAACGTCGGCGGTATCTGCATCGGCTGCACCATGCCGGGCTTCCCGGACAAGTTCATGCCGTTCATGGACGAACCGCCCGGCGGCAAGGTCTCGACGACCGCGTCCGGGCTATACGGATCGGTGATCCGTAGCCTGCGCCACGTCACCGGACGCACCGTGGACAAGGAGCCCAAGTGGCGCCATCGCGGTACGACGCTGGAAACCGGAGCAGCCCGCACCTGGTAG
- a CDS encoding glutamate ABC transporter substrate-binding protein, with product MPIKPMRLASAIALAIALPLAATACGGGGGGDNNKIVIGTKYDQPGLGQKKPDGTMVGFDVDVAKYIAKELGYNEDQIEWKESPSPQRETLIENDQVKFIVATYSITDDRKKKVDFAGPYLITGQSLLVRADNTDITGSSSLENNKKLCSVAGSTPAQNIKKEYPKVQLQQFDTYSACIDALKNGAVDAVTTDEVILAGFAAQSPGAFKVVGDTFTTEKYGVGLKKGDSELRTKINDAIEKMESSGAWKEAFEKNLGPAGIKTPEPPAIDRS from the coding sequence ATGCCTATCAAGCCCATGCGCCTGGCCAGTGCCATCGCATTAGCCATAGCCCTTCCCCTTGCCGCTACCGCATGCGGTGGTGGTGGAGGAGGGGACAACAACAAGATCGTCATCGGAACCAAGTACGACCAGCCCGGACTCGGTCAGAAAAAGCCGGACGGCACCATGGTCGGCTTCGACGTCGACGTGGCCAAGTACATCGCCAAGGAACTCGGCTACAACGAAGACCAGATCGAGTGGAAGGAATCCCCGTCCCCGCAGCGGGAGACGCTCATCGAGAACGACCAGGTGAAGTTCATCGTGGCGACCTACTCGATCACCGACGATCGCAAGAAGAAGGTCGACTTCGCCGGTCCCTACCTGATCACCGGACAGAGCCTGCTGGTGCGCGCGGACAACACCGACATCACCGGTTCGTCGTCACTGGAGAACAACAAGAAACTGTGCTCGGTGGCGGGCTCCACCCCCGCCCAGAACATCAAGAAGGAATATCCGAAGGTCCAGTTGCAGCAGTTCGACACGTATTCCGCTTGTATCGATGCGCTCAAGAACGGTGCTGTCGACGCGGTGACCACGGATGAGGTCATCCTGGCCGGCTTCGCCGCCCAGAGCCCGGGCGCGTTCAAGGTTGTCGGCGACACGTTCACCACAGAGAAGTACGGGGTGGGCCTGAAGAAGGGCGACAGCGAACTGCGCACCAAGATCAACGACGCGATCGAGAAGATGGAATCCAGCGGCGCCTGGAAGGAAGCGTTCGAGAAGAATCTCGGCCCGGCCGGCATCAAGACGCCCGAACCGCCGGCCATCGACCGCTCCTGA
- a CDS encoding amino acid ABC transporter ATP-binding protein: MISIQGVNKHFGSLHVLKDINLDVGRGQVVVVLGPSGSGKSTLCRTINRLETIDTGTITVDGQLLPNEGRRLAQLRSDVGMVFQSFNLFAHKTILENVTLGPTKVRKTSKAKARESAMALLERVGVANQADKYPAQLSGGQQQRVAIARSLAMHPKVMLFDEPTSALDPEMINEVLAVMTALAQEGMTMVVVTHEMGFARRASDRVVFMADGAIVEDSEPTAFFDNPRSDRAKDFLGKILHH; this comes from the coding sequence ATGATCTCGATACAGGGCGTCAACAAGCATTTCGGCTCCCTGCACGTACTGAAGGACATCAACCTCGACGTCGGCCGCGGTCAGGTGGTGGTGGTGCTGGGACCATCAGGCTCGGGCAAATCGACGTTGTGCCGCACCATCAATCGACTGGAAACCATCGATACGGGCACCATCACCGTCGACGGTCAGCTACTGCCGAACGAGGGCCGCCGGCTCGCGCAGTTGCGCTCCGACGTCGGAATGGTGTTCCAGTCGTTCAACCTGTTCGCACACAAGACGATCCTGGAGAACGTAACGCTCGGCCCGACCAAGGTGCGCAAGACTTCCAAGGCGAAAGCCCGCGAGTCGGCGATGGCATTGCTGGAACGCGTCGGGGTGGCCAATCAGGCCGACAAATATCCAGCGCAGCTCTCCGGCGGCCAGCAGCAGCGGGTGGCGATCGCACGCTCGCTGGCGATGCATCCGAAGGTCATGCTGTTCGACGAGCCGACCAGCGCGCTGGATCCGGAGATGATCAACGAGGTGCTCGCGGTGATGACGGCACTGGCGCAGGAGGGCATGACGATGGTCGTCGTGACCCACGAGATGGGTTTCGCCCGCCGGGCGTCAGACCGGGTGGTGTTCATGGCCGACGGCGCGATCGTCGAGGACTCCGAACCCACCGCATTTTTCGACAATCCGCGATCGGATCGGGCGAAAGACTTTCTCGGCAAGATCCTCCACCACTAA
- a CDS encoding nickel-dependent hydrogenase large subunit: MTTIIPEPSHVKREPGQLVEMAWDPITRIVGSLGIYTKIDFENREVVECHSTSSIFRGYSIFMKGKDPRDAHFITSRICGICGDNHATCSCYCQNMAYGVKPPHLGEWLVNLGEAAEYMFDHNIFQENLVGVDYCEKMVSETNPGVLAKAENTAAPHAEAHGHRTIADIMRALNPFTGEFYREALQVSRWTREMFCLMEGRHVHPSTLYPGGIGTTATVQLMTDYMTRLMRYVEFMKKVVPMHDDLFDFFYEALPGYDQVGLRRTLLGCWGSFQDPEVCNFAYKDMERWGNAMFVTPGVVVDGKLVTHSLVDINLGIRILLGHSYYEDWTDQEMFVKTDPLGNPVDRRHPWNQHTNPRPQKRDFDENYSWVMSPRWYDGKDYLALDTGGGPLARLWATALAGLVDIDYVKATGNSVKINLPKTALKGPVELEWKIPDKGSNTIERNRARTYFQAYAAACALHFAEKALGEIRAGRTKTWEHFEVPDEAIGCGFTEAVRGVLSHHMVIRDGKIANYHPYPPTPWNANPRDSYGTPGPYEDAVQGQPIFEENDREHFKGIDVMRTVRSFDPCLPCGVHMYLGDGKSLELMHSPTQSATGE, translated from the coding sequence ATGACAACCATCATCCCCGAGCCGTCACACGTGAAGCGCGAACCGGGTCAATTGGTGGAGATGGCATGGGATCCGATCACGCGCATCGTCGGCAGCCTCGGCATCTACACCAAGATCGACTTCGAGAACCGTGAAGTCGTCGAATGTCACAGCACCTCGTCGATCTTCCGCGGTTACTCGATCTTCATGAAGGGCAAGGATCCTCGCGACGCACACTTCATCACCAGTCGTATCTGCGGTATCTGCGGCGACAACCACGCCACCTGCTCGTGCTACTGCCAGAACATGGCCTACGGGGTCAAACCGCCGCATCTCGGCGAGTGGCTGGTGAACCTCGGTGAAGCCGCGGAATATATGTTTGACCACAACATTTTCCAGGAGAATCTGGTCGGGGTGGACTACTGCGAGAAGATGGTCTCCGAAACCAATCCCGGCGTCCTGGCCAAGGCCGAGAACACCGCCGCACCGCACGCAGAGGCGCACGGACACCGCACCATCGCCGACATCATGCGTGCGCTCAATCCGTTCACCGGCGAGTTCTACCGAGAAGCCCTGCAGGTCAGCAGGTGGACGCGAGAGATGTTCTGCCTCATGGAGGGTCGCCACGTGCACCCGTCGACGCTGTACCCCGGCGGCATCGGCACGACCGCCACAGTGCAGCTGATGACCGACTACATGACCCGGCTGATGCGTTACGTCGAGTTCATGAAAAAGGTCGTGCCGATGCACGACGACCTGTTCGACTTCTTCTATGAAGCCCTGCCCGGCTACGACCAGGTGGGCCTGCGCCGCACTCTGCTGGGGTGCTGGGGTTCCTTCCAGGATCCCGAGGTCTGCAACTTCGCATACAAGGACATGGAACGTTGGGGCAACGCCATGTTCGTCACGCCCGGTGTGGTGGTCGACGGGAAACTCGTCACCCATTCACTGGTGGACATCAACCTCGGCATCCGGATCCTGTTGGGTCACAGCTACTACGAGGACTGGACCGATCAGGAGATGTTCGTCAAGACCGATCCGCTGGGCAACCCGGTCGACCGGCGTCATCCCTGGAACCAGCACACCAACCCCAGGCCGCAGAAGCGCGACTTCGACGAGAACTACAGCTGGGTGATGTCGCCGCGGTGGTACGACGGCAAGGACTACCTGGCGCTGGACACCGGCGGTGGACCCCTGGCCAGACTGTGGGCGACCGCGCTGGCCGGGCTGGTCGACATCGACTACGTCAAGGCCACCGGCAACAGTGTGAAGATCAACCTGCCGAAGACCGCGTTGAAAGGCCCGGTCGAGCTCGAGTGGAAGATTCCGGACAAGGGCAGCAACACCATCGAACGCAACCGCGCCCGCACCTACTTCCAGGCCTACGCCGCGGCATGCGCGCTGCATTTCGCCGAAAAGGCACTCGGCGAGATCCGGGCCGGCCGCACCAAGACGTGGGAACACTTCGAGGTTCCCGACGAGGCCATCGGCTGCGGCTTCACCGAAGCGGTACGAGGCGTGCTGAGCCATCACATGGTCATCCGGGACGGCAAGATCGCCAACTATCATCCCTACCCCCCGACGCCGTGGAACGCCAACCCGCGGGACAGCTACGGCACCCCCGGGCCGTACGAGGATGCGGTGCAGGGACAGCCCATCTTCGAGGAGAACGACCGCGAACACTTCAAGGGCATAGATGTCATGCGCACCGTACGTAGTTTCGACCCGTGTCTGCCCTGCGGGGTGCACATGTACCTGGGCGACGGAAAGTCATTGGAGCTCATGCATTCTCCTACCCAATCCGCAACCGGGGAATGA
- a CDS encoding hydrogenase maturation nickel metallochaperone HypA yields MHELAITQSVVDAVCEHADGRRVHSVRLEVGALCAVVPDSMLFCFDLVTQGTVADGARLDLDIRPGTAHCRGCGTDFELPDLILLCRCGSADVEVTAGRDLRILSMEVS; encoded by the coding sequence ATGCACGAGTTGGCGATAACCCAGAGCGTTGTCGATGCGGTGTGCGAGCACGCCGACGGTCGTCGGGTCCACAGTGTGCGACTCGAAGTCGGGGCGCTCTGTGCCGTCGTCCCGGACTCCATGCTGTTCTGCTTCGACCTGGTCACCCAGGGCACGGTGGCCGACGGCGCCCGCCTGGACCTCGATATACGGCCCGGCACGGCACATTGCCGCGGTTGCGGGACTGATTTCGAACTCCCCGACCTGATCCTGCTGTGCCGGTGCGGGAGCGCCGATGTCGAGGTGACCGCCGGCCGGGATCTGCGAATTCTCTCGATGGAAGTGAGCTGA
- a CDS encoding amino acid ABC transporter permease, with protein sequence MEIFTQYRDEVFAAFWTTIQLTVYSAVGALVLGTVLAAMRLAPTPVMNWIGATYVNLVRNTPLTLIILFCSFGVGQTLGIRLVDANSPTAIVDSNFRLAVLGLTAYTASFVCETVRSGVNTIPLGQAEAARSLGLTFGQNLRIILLPQAFRAVIIPLGSVLIALTKNTTIASAIGVAEAALLMKEMIENTAALLAVGTIFAVGFLVLTLPLGLFFGWLGKRLAVVR encoded by the coding sequence GTGGAGATCTTCACTCAGTACCGCGACGAGGTGTTCGCGGCATTCTGGACGACGATCCAACTGACGGTGTACTCCGCGGTCGGAGCGCTGGTTCTGGGTACCGTACTGGCGGCGATGCGGTTGGCGCCGACTCCGGTGATGAACTGGATCGGGGCCACCTATGTGAACCTGGTCCGCAACACGCCGCTGACGTTGATCATCCTGTTCTGTTCGTTCGGCGTGGGGCAGACGCTGGGCATCAGGCTGGTGGACGCCAACTCGCCAACGGCCATCGTCGACAGTAATTTCCGATTGGCGGTACTCGGATTGACCGCCTACACGGCGTCTTTCGTGTGTGAGACGGTGCGCTCAGGGGTGAACACCATACCGTTGGGCCAGGCCGAGGCAGCCCGGTCACTCGGGCTGACTTTCGGCCAAAACCTGCGAATCATCCTGCTCCCCCAGGCTTTCCGAGCCGTCATCATTCCGCTGGGCTCGGTGCTGATCGCATTGACGAAGAACACCACTATCGCCTCGGCTATCGGAGTCGCCGAGGCCGCGCTGCTGATGAAGGAGATGATCGAGAACACCGCCGCGCTGCTGGCGGTGGGCACCATCTTCGCGGTCGGATTCCTTGTCCTGACATTGCCGTTGGGATTGTTCTTCGGGTGGCTGGGTAAGCGACTCGCGGTGGTGCGGTAA
- the recX gene encoding recombination regulator RecX, whose protein sequence is MMSCPPRSTSEAADTREGQTQDPRKREEQARDLCLRLLTVRARTRAELEAQLAKRGYPDDVSARVLDRLAEVGLVDDEDFAEQWVRTRHANSGKGKRALAVELRKKGVDGDVISAALADLDPAAERQRAEQLVRDKLRRERLSDDDDVKVTRRLVGMLARRGYSQSMAFDVVSVELASELERRRV, encoded by the coding sequence ATGATGTCCTGCCCGCCCCGGTCGACTTCTGAGGCGGCCGACACTCGCGAGGGGCAGACGCAGGATCCCCGCAAGCGCGAGGAGCAGGCACGTGACCTGTGCCTGCGTCTGCTCACCGTGCGGGCACGCACCCGGGCGGAGTTGGAGGCTCAGCTCGCCAAGCGGGGCTATCCCGATGACGTGAGCGCCAGGGTTCTCGACCGGCTGGCCGAAGTCGGGTTGGTCGACGACGAGGACTTCGCCGAGCAATGGGTTCGGACCCGGCATGCCAATTCTGGAAAAGGCAAGCGCGCCTTGGCTGTCGAGCTTCGTAAGAAGGGGGTCGACGGCGACGTCATCTCTGCGGCACTGGCCGATCTGGACCCCGCTGCCGAACGCCAACGGGCCGAACAATTGGTTCGCGACAAACTTCGTCGCGAGCGGCTGAGCGATGACGACGATGTGAAGGTGACGCGCCGATTGGTCGGTATGTTGGCTCGTCGTGGCTACAGCCAGTCCATGGCGTTCGACGTGGTCAGCGTCGAGCTGGCCAGTGAGCTGGAGCGTCGCCGGGTATAG
- a CDS encoding NifU family protein, with protein MPPTATPVPDNPDDAARWRTAGERIQTLLDASAANGVAALERAEQLVREVTDLYGAGLQRLLHIATAADPHLAEVIAADDLVASLLLVHGLHPHPVQRRIADALDSVRPYLGSHGGDVDLLEVDGEVVRLRFAGSCKSCPSSAATLELAIEDAIKAAAPEISSIEVVPEEGAQQLISAQSLMARVHTNGHAGWQPVPELDELTPGEVGGFAVADTRVLVCRIGAEFFAYRDRCPDCNRPMAGATLTDAVLHCPQCGGGFDVVHAGLATTGTADHHLEPIPVLRRSGVLSMAIAQEIAS; from the coding sequence ATGCCGCCCACTGCGACGCCAGTCCCGGACAATCCCGACGATGCAGCACGCTGGCGTACGGCAGGGGAACGCATCCAGACACTGCTCGATGCCAGCGCCGCGAACGGCGTTGCCGCGCTGGAGCGTGCCGAGCAATTGGTTCGCGAGGTAACCGATCTCTACGGAGCCGGTCTGCAGCGGTTGCTGCACATCGCCACGGCTGCGGATCCGCACCTGGCAGAGGTGATCGCCGCTGACGATCTGGTGGCGAGCCTGTTGCTGGTGCACGGGTTACATCCGCATCCCGTGCAGCGCCGCATCGCCGACGCGCTCGATTCGGTGCGCCCGTATCTCGGATCTCACGGCGGCGACGTCGATCTGCTCGAAGTCGACGGCGAAGTGGTCCGACTGCGCTTCGCGGGGAGCTGCAAGAGCTGTCCGTCCTCGGCGGCCACCCTCGAGCTGGCGATCGAAGATGCGATCAAGGCCGCCGCCCCGGAGATCTCGTCGATCGAGGTGGTGCCCGAAGAAGGTGCTCAACAGCTCATATCTGCGCAGTCACTGATGGCGCGAGTGCACACCAACGGGCATGCCGGTTGGCAGCCCGTACCCGAGCTCGATGAGTTGACTCCGGGCGAAGTGGGCGGCTTCGCCGTCGCAGACACCCGCGTGTTGGTGTGCCGGATCGGTGCGGAGTTCTTCGCCTACCGAGATCGCTGTCCTGACTGCAACCGGCCGATGGCCGGAGCGACGCTCACCGACGCTGTGCTGCATTGCCCGCAGTGTGGGGGTGGCTTCGACGTCGTGCATGCCGGGTTGGCAACCACAGGCACAGCCGATCACCACTTGGAGCCGATTCCGGTGCTGCGCCGCTCCGGTGTGCTTTCGATGGCCATCGCCCAGGAGATCGCATCGTGA
- a CDS encoding amino acid ABC transporter permease, protein MSTASVLFDAPGPRAKVRNWILTALTVVTVGCLLAFVIERMSAKDQLQPEKWKPFLTADLWRTFVLPGVEGTLTAAAVSIVFAGALGLLLGVGRLAPIAPIRWLSSVIVEFFRAIPVLIMMIFAYFLYAKFDVFPSKYLALAGVITGLSLYNGAVIAEIVRAGIHSLPRGQREAGLSLGLTWGQSMRFILLPQAITAMLPVLISQLVVVLKDTAIGYQITFVEMVRQGTNIGSAYGNYLPALVVIAILMISVNITLSALATQLEHRLRRSSRGPAPLEAEAIEQEGAPGARVLQAQQDQPRG, encoded by the coding sequence ATGAGTACCGCATCAGTGCTATTCGACGCTCCCGGGCCACGGGCCAAGGTGCGCAACTGGATTCTCACGGCACTGACCGTGGTGACCGTCGGCTGCCTGCTGGCATTCGTGATCGAGCGAATGTCGGCGAAAGACCAGTTGCAGCCGGAGAAGTGGAAACCGTTCCTGACCGCCGACCTGTGGCGTACCTTCGTGCTGCCCGGCGTGGAGGGCACGCTGACCGCGGCCGCGGTATCGATCGTCTTCGCCGGTGCACTGGGCCTGCTCCTGGGCGTGGGTCGGCTGGCGCCGATCGCTCCGATCCGCTGGTTGAGTTCGGTGATCGTGGAGTTCTTCCGCGCCATCCCGGTGCTGATCATGATGATCTTCGCGTACTTCCTCTATGCGAAGTTCGACGTGTTCCCTTCCAAGTATCTTGCGCTGGCCGGGGTTATCACGGGGCTGAGCCTGTACAACGGCGCAGTTATCGCCGAGATCGTCCGCGCCGGCATTCACTCGTTGCCTCGGGGGCAACGCGAGGCAGGATTGTCACTGGGGCTGACGTGGGGTCAGTCGATGCGGTTCATCCTGCTTCCGCAGGCCATAACCGCGATGCTTCCCGTGCTGATATCGCAGTTGGTGGTCGTCCTGAAGGACACCGCGATCGGCTACCAGATCACCTTCGTGGAGATGGTGCGTCAGGGCACCAATATCGGTTCAGCGTACGGTAACTATCTGCCCGCGCTGGTTGTCATAGCGATCCTGATGATCAGTGTGAACATCACACTGTCGGCACTAGCCACGCAACTGGAACACCGGTTGCGCCGATCCAGCCGAGGGCCTGCCCCGCTCGAAGCCGAAGCCATCGAGCAGGAAGGCGCACCCGGCGCGCGGGTGCTACAAGCACAGCAAGACCAGCCCCGCGGCTAG
- the hypB gene encoding hydrogenase nickel incorporation protein HypB → MCATCGCGDDGHAGPVITLPGQDHPHDPHQHEEHHGHDHHHHHDRHAETTSTETVTLEQKVLAKNDLIADENRRWLRRRGILALNMTSSPGAGKTTLLERTIREFGSHRPMAVIEGDQETLLDADRISAAGARSVQINTGAGCHLDAAMVHSALDALDPDPDSVLFIENVGNLVCPALFDLGEGSKIVVVSVTEGADKPLKYPHMFAAADLVVINKIDLLPYVDFDMQTCCKRARSVNPGVAILPVSATRGDGLEPWYAWIDARANVTLPATAVDNTNLRE, encoded by the coding sequence ATGTGCGCGACCTGCGGCTGCGGTGACGATGGCCACGCCGGCCCGGTGATCACCCTCCCCGGCCAGGACCACCCCCACGACCCCCATCAGCACGAAGAACACCACGGACACGACCACCACCACCACCACGACCGGCATGCGGAAACCACCTCGACGGAGACCGTCACCCTCGAACAGAAGGTGCTTGCCAAAAACGACCTCATCGCCGATGAGAATCGCCGGTGGCTGCGGCGGCGCGGCATCCTGGCCCTCAACATGACGAGTTCTCCGGGCGCGGGCAAAACGACACTGCTCGAGCGCACAATCCGCGAATTCGGGTCCCACCGGCCCATGGCGGTGATCGAAGGAGACCAGGAGACGCTGCTCGATGCCGACCGGATCAGTGCCGCGGGTGCCCGCTCGGTTCAGATCAACACCGGAGCGGGCTGTCATCTGGATGCGGCCATGGTTCACAGTGCCCTCGACGCACTCGACCCCGATCCCGATTCGGTGCTGTTCATCGAGAACGTCGGAAACCTGGTCTGTCCGGCCTTGTTCGACCTAGGTGAAGGCAGCAAGATCGTCGTCGTCTCGGTGACCGAGGGGGCTGACAAACCGCTGAAATATCCGCACATGTTCGCGGCCGCCGACCTGGTCGTCATCAACAAGATCGACTTACTCCCCTACGTCGACTTCGATATGCAAACCTGTTGCAAGCGTGCACGATCGGTCAATCCCGGGGTGGCCATCCTGCCGGTTTCGGCGACGCGGGGGGACGGACTCGAGCCGTGGTATGCCTGGATCGACGCGCGGGCAAACGTCACGTTGCCAGCAACGGCCGTTGACAATACAAACCTGCGAGAGTAA
- a CDS encoding DUF5947 family protein, protein MTAFDVLARIRAGRGSPAQPGARCEMCSETIADEHQHVVNVDGRQLMCVCRGCYLLFTDTRAELRYRAVPDRYLVFPDCAVSRRNWEALQIPVGLAFFFRNSTLGRVVAFYPGPAGATESELDLDSWNTVRVAEPRVDLVDDDTEAVLIRIPDDETCPPTCYLVPIDACYEFVGRLRMLWRGFDGGQDVRHYIDEFFIALDARSRAVAR, encoded by the coding sequence GTGACCGCCTTTGACGTGCTGGCCCGGATCCGCGCCGGTCGCGGCTCACCGGCACAGCCTGGCGCGCGGTGCGAAATGTGTTCGGAGACCATCGCCGATGAGCATCAGCATGTGGTGAATGTCGATGGCCGCCAATTGATGTGTGTCTGTCGCGGCTGCTATCTGCTGTTCACCGACACCCGGGCCGAACTGCGCTACCGTGCTGTCCCCGACCGCTATCTGGTGTTTCCCGATTGTGCCGTGAGCCGGCGGAACTGGGAAGCCCTGCAGATTCCCGTCGGTCTCGCTTTCTTCTTCCGTAACTCGACGTTGGGGCGCGTGGTCGCGTTCTACCCGGGCCCGGCGGGCGCCACCGAATCCGAACTCGACCTGGACTCCTGGAACACCGTGAGGGTCGCCGAGCCGAGAGTCGATCTGGTCGACGACGACACCGAGGCGGTGTTGATCCGCATTCCGGACGATGAGACATGCCCTCCGACATGTTATTTGGTACCCATCGATGCATGCTATGAGTTCGTCGGCCGATTGCGGATGCTGTGGCGCGGATTCGACGGCGGTCAGGACGTCCGCCACTACATCGATGAGTTCTTCATCGCGCTCGACGCTCGCAGCCGGGCGGTGGCGCGATGA
- the recA gene encoding recombinase RecA, giving the protein MAQQAPDREKALELAMAQIDKSFGKGSVMRLGDEVRQPISVIPTGSIALDVALGIGGLPRGRVVEIYGPESSGKTTVALHAVANAQAAGGIAAFIDAEHALDPEYAKKLGVDTDSLLVSQPDTGEQALEIADMLVRSGALDILVIDSVAALVPRAEIEGEMGDSHVGLQARLMSQALRKMTGALNNSGTTAIFINQLREKIGVMFGSPETTTGGKALKFYASVRLDVRRIETLKDGTDAVGNRTRVKIVKNKVSPPFKQAEFDILYGHGISREGSLIDMGVEHGFIRKSGSWFTYDGEQLGQGKENARKFLLENVDVANEIEKKIKEKLGIGAVVTAEADDVLPAPVDF; this is encoded by the coding sequence ATGGCGCAGCAGGCCCCTGACCGCGAAAAGGCCCTCGAACTGGCGATGGCCCAGATCGACAAGAGCTTTGGCAAAGGCTCGGTGATGCGCCTCGGCGACGAGGTCCGTCAGCCCATCTCGGTCATTCCCACCGGATCCATCGCGCTCGACGTGGCGCTCGGCATCGGCGGCCTGCCGCGCGGCCGTGTCGTCGAGATCTACGGCCCGGAATCCTCGGGTAAGACGACAGTGGCGTTGCATGCGGTGGCCAATGCCCAGGCTGCCGGTGGTATCGCGGCGTTTATCGACGCCGAGCACGCGCTGGATCCCGAGTACGCCAAGAAGCTCGGGGTGGATACCGACTCACTGCTGGTCTCCCAGCCCGATACCGGTGAGCAGGCGTTGGAGATCGCCGACATGCTGGTGCGTTCCGGGGCGCTGGACATCCTCGTGATCGACTCGGTAGCCGCGCTGGTGCCACGCGCCGAAATCGAAGGCGAGATGGGTGACAGCCACGTCGGCCTGCAGGCCCGCCTGATGAGCCAGGCGCTGCGAAAGATGACCGGCGCTCTGAACAACTCGGGCACCACCGCGATCTTCATCAACCAGCTCCGCGAGAAGATCGGCGTGATGTTCGGGAGTCCCGAAACAACAACGGGTGGAAAGGCTTTGAAGTTCTATGCCTCTGTCCGCCTGGATGTCCGGCGTATCGAGACGCTCAAGGACGGCACCGACGCGGTCGGTAACCGCACGCGCGTCAAGATTGTCAAGAACAAGGTTTCGCCGCCGTTCAAGCAGGCCGAGTTCGACATCCTCTACGGCCACGGCATCAGCCGCGAAGGCTCACTCATCGACATGGGTGTCGAGCACGGCTTCATCCGTAAGTCCGGGTCCTGGTTCACCTACGACGGTGAGCAGCTGGGCCAAGGCAAGGAGAATGCCCGCAAATTCCTGCTGGAGAATGTCGATGTCGCCAACGAGATCGAGAAGAAGATCAAGGAGAAACTCGGTATCGGTGCCGTCGTGACCGCTGAAGCTGATGATGTCCTGCCCGCCCCGGTCGACTTCTGA